Proteins from a genomic interval of Caulobacter rhizosphaerae:
- a CDS encoding AmpG family muropeptide MFS transporter, whose product MTDDAKAAAKPEAAPEKKTFLQTLAFFGERRSLVMLGLGFASGLPFMLIFDTLSLWLRDAGLSLAVIGFFSLATLSFSFKFLWAPLIDRTKLPILHGLVGHRRAWMLACQAVIILGLLAISSVNPAANLPLMAAIAVIVGFATATQDIVIDAWRIEVVDADRQGQMAVAVQWGYRGAMIMAGAVPLILAERFGWNVSYLAMAGIMLVGVISTLLAPREAAHAIRPIHTDGVDQPKVLEIAEWLARLAILLAGALLVGSGLSGDASLLSNIVGGDALAEAWKAKPNGIWLQLAGVLTGLAVIVIAAWPIPRVRTKPGVYLSTALYSPLQEFLTRFSGVAGLILAAICVYRVSDFVLNIMNPFYRDMGFSLTEIAEIRKVFGIIASMAGVFLGGVVVARFGLMRALIVGAFAQPISNLMFALLAMSGHDVPMLFASICIDNIAGGVAGTALIAYMSSLTTAGFTATQYALFSSLYALPGKLIASQSGRIVEASAVAAEHGGPIGALKGLFTRLPPESFTAAGAKLGVSAAAMAAGYTAFFIYTALIGVVAIGLSFLVAARQPRHAAARAAA is encoded by the coding sequence ATGACCGACGACGCCAAGGCCGCCGCCAAGCCCGAGGCCGCTCCAGAGAAGAAGACCTTCCTCCAGACCCTGGCCTTCTTCGGCGAGCGCCGAAGCCTGGTGATGCTGGGCCTGGGGTTCGCCTCGGGCCTGCCCTTCATGCTGATCTTCGACACCCTGTCGCTGTGGCTGCGCGACGCGGGCCTGTCGCTGGCGGTGATCGGCTTCTTCAGCCTGGCGACGCTGTCGTTCTCGTTCAAGTTCCTGTGGGCGCCGCTGATCGACCGCACCAAACTGCCGATCCTGCACGGCCTAGTCGGCCATCGCCGGGCCTGGATGCTGGCCTGTCAGGCGGTGATCATCCTGGGCCTGCTGGCCATTTCCAGCGTCAATCCGGCCGCGAACCTGCCGCTGATGGCCGCCATCGCCGTGATCGTGGGCTTCGCCACCGCCACCCAGGACATTGTCATCGACGCCTGGCGGATCGAGGTGGTCGACGCCGACCGCCAAGGCCAGATGGCTGTGGCCGTCCAGTGGGGCTATCGCGGGGCGATGATCATGGCCGGCGCCGTGCCGCTGATCCTGGCCGAGCGGTTCGGCTGGAACGTCTCGTACCTGGCGATGGCCGGGATCATGCTGGTCGGGGTGATCTCCACCCTGCTGGCCCCGCGCGAGGCGGCCCACGCCATCCGGCCGATCCACACCGACGGGGTCGACCAGCCCAAGGTGCTGGAGATCGCCGAATGGCTGGCGCGGCTGGCGATCCTGTTGGCCGGCGCCCTGCTGGTCGGTTCGGGTCTGTCGGGCGACGCCAGCCTGCTGTCCAACATCGTCGGCGGCGACGCCCTGGCCGAAGCCTGGAAGGCCAAGCCCAACGGGATATGGCTGCAGCTGGCCGGGGTGCTGACGGGCCTGGCGGTCATTGTGATCGCCGCCTGGCCGATCCCCAGGGTCAGGACCAAGCCGGGCGTCTATCTGTCGACGGCGCTCTATTCGCCGCTCCAGGAGTTCCTGACCCGCTTTTCGGGCGTGGCCGGCCTGATCCTGGCGGCCATCTGCGTCTACCGCGTCTCGGACTTCGTGCTCAACATCATGAACCCGTTCTACCGGGACATGGGCTTTTCCCTGACCGAGATCGCCGAGATCCGGAAGGTGTTCGGCATCATCGCCTCGATGGCCGGGGTGTTCCTGGGCGGGGTGGTCGTGGCCCGCTTCGGCCTGATGCGGGCCCTGATCGTCGGCGCCTTCGCCCAGCCGATCAGCAATCTGATGTTCGCCCTGCTGGCCATGAGCGGCCATGACGTGCCGATGCTGTTCGCCTCGATCTGCATCGACAACATCGCCGGCGGCGTCGCCGGGACGGCCCTGATCGCCTACATGTCCAGCCTGACCACGGCCGGCTTCACGGCCACGCAATACGCCCTCTTCTCATCGCTCTACGCCCTGCCGGGCAAGCTGATCGCCTCGCAGTCGGGACGGATTGTCGAGGCCTCGGCCGTCGCGGCCGAACATGGCGGCCCGATCGGCGCGCTGAAGGGCCTGTTCACACGCCTGCCGCCCGAGAGCTTCACCGCCGCCGGCGCCAAGTTGGGGGTCAGCGCCGCGGCCATGGCGGCGGGCTACACGGCCTTCTTCATCTACACGGCCCTGATCGGCGTCGTGGCCATCGGCCTGTCGTTCCTGGTCGCGGCGCGCCAGCCCAGGCACGCGGCGGCCAGGGCGGCGGCTTGA
- a CDS encoding response regulator, with product MTNRPSSAGITPEQLATLSHEFRTPLNGVLGMARLLEGTRLTAEQRAYVGALRESGDHLLSLVNDVLDFARLGATAIELHAAPVDVENLLRQVAELLSPRAHEKAVEIAWAAAPGLPTILADEGRLRQVLLNYAGNAIKFTEVGGVLLSAEPTANGRVRFSVRDTGPGVAPEARAAIFEAFVQTDPSHQAQLGGAGLGLAIVARLAGAMNGEAGVGGELGQGADFWFEAPFEVAPTPPVELPLTGRAVAIASPNAMIREAALRQVRASGGQALAGETVVEALKGAPADAVLLLDAALSAAKGAAPRGALKPPAGRACVVLLTPDQRDRIPKLKAAGLGYLIKPLRRASLIAQVLAARPATRTPTIEAAPASAHEDDRIAPAAAPGVRVLLAEDNPINALLARALLEREGCRVDRIASGDEAVSALSRGFYDLILMDLRMPGLNGIEATKALRERGVTTPIVALTADAFDEDRRACLAAGMNDFLAKPLTPPALRGVLTNWTGLGWTKAATRAKVAG from the coding sequence ATGACCAACCGTCCTTCCTCCGCCGGGATCACTCCCGAACAGCTGGCGACGCTCAGCCACGAGTTCCGCACCCCGCTGAACGGGGTGCTGGGCATGGCGCGGCTGCTGGAGGGCACGCGGCTGACGGCCGAGCAGCGGGCCTATGTCGGCGCCCTGCGCGAAAGCGGCGACCACCTGCTGTCGCTGGTCAACGACGTGCTGGACTTCGCCCGTCTGGGGGCCACGGCCATCGAGTTGCACGCCGCCCCGGTCGACGTCGAGAACCTGCTGCGCCAGGTGGCCGAACTGCTCAGCCCCCGCGCCCACGAAAAGGCTGTCGAGATCGCCTGGGCCGCCGCGCCCGGCCTGCCTACGATCCTGGCCGACGAGGGCCGGCTGCGGCAGGTGCTGCTGAACTACGCCGGCAACGCCATCAAGTTCACCGAGGTCGGCGGGGTGCTGCTGAGCGCCGAGCCGACGGCGAACGGCCGCGTTCGCTTCTCCGTCCGCGACACCGGTCCCGGCGTCGCCCCGGAAGCCCGGGCCGCCATCTTCGAGGCCTTTGTCCAGACCGACCCCTCGCACCAGGCCCAGCTGGGCGGGGCCGGGCTGGGCCTGGCGATCGTCGCCCGCCTGGCCGGCGCCATGAACGGCGAGGCCGGGGTGGGCGGCGAACTGGGCCAGGGCGCCGACTTCTGGTTCGAGGCGCCGTTCGAGGTCGCCCCGACGCCGCCCGTGGAGCTGCCGCTGACCGGCCGCGCCGTCGCCATCGCCTCGCCCAACGCCATGATCCGCGAGGCCGCCCTCCGCCAGGTCCGGGCCAGCGGCGGCCAGGCCCTGGCCGGCGAGACCGTGGTCGAGGCCCTGAAGGGCGCGCCGGCCGACGCCGTGCTGCTGCTCGACGCGGCGCTCTCCGCCGCGAAGGGGGCCGCCCCGCGCGGGGCGCTGAAGCCGCCGGCCGGCCGGGCCTGCGTGGTCCTGCTGACCCCCGACCAGCGCGACCGCATTCCCAAGCTGAAGGCCGCGGGCCTGGGCTACCTGATCAAGCCGCTGCGCCGCGCCTCGCTGATCGCCCAGGTGCTGGCCGCCCGTCCCGCAACCCGGACCCCGACGATCGAGGCCGCTCCGGCCTCGGCCCACGAGGACGACCGCATCGCCCCGGCCGCCGCCCCCGGCGTCCGCGTGCTGCTGGCCGAGGACAACCCGATCAACGCCCTGCTGGCCCGCGCCCTGCTGGAGCGCGAGGGCTGCAGGGTCGACCGCATCGCCAGCGGCGACGAGGCGGTCTCGGCCCTGTCGCGCGGCTTCTACGACCTGATCCTGATGGACCTGCGCATGCCCGGCCTGAACGGCATCGAGGCCACCAAGGCCCTGCGCGAGCGCGGCGTCACCACGCCGATCGTCGCCCTGACCGCCGACGCCTTCGACGAGGATCGCCGCGCCTGCCTGGCGGCCGGCATGAACGACTTCCTGGCCAAGCCCCTTACCCCGCCGGCCCTGCGCGGCGTGCTGACCAACTGGACCGGGCTCGGCTGGACGAAAGCGGCGACGCGCGCCAAGGTCGCCGGCTAA